The following are encoded together in the Adhaeribacter arboris genome:
- a CDS encoding RidA family protein, whose translation MNKTPRRSILKKLLASVAGISGFGLVAKAKELESEEKEAFNITTFQDVPLFSGSTKHGNLIFVAGKGAHFEGDIKAHTEHVLKELETELTKAGSSMQKVLKVNVYLADLNDYKAMNEVYKGRFGSKPPVRTTVATYGGVPGDSLVEMDCIAYV comes from the coding sequence ATGAACAAGACGCCTAGAAGATCCATCTTAAAAAAATTACTTGCCTCGGTGGCTGGTATTAGCGGGTTTGGTTTAGTTGCCAAAGCCAAAGAGTTAGAAAGTGAAGAAAAAGAAGCCTTTAATATCACCACTTTCCAGGATGTTCCCTTATTTTCCGGTTCTACCAAGCACGGTAATTTAATTTTTGTAGCGGGTAAAGGAGCGCACTTCGAGGGTGATATTAAAGCGCATACCGAACACGTATTAAAAGAACTGGAAACCGAGTTAACCAAAGCAGGTTCTTCGATGCAGAAGGTATTAAAAGTAAACGTTTACCTCGCGGATTTAAACGATTACAAAGCCATGAATGAAGTGTACAAAGGTCGTTTTGGCAGCAAACCTCCGGTACGGACTACTGTTGCCACCTACGGCGGGGTACCCGGCGATTCGCTCGTGGAAATGGATTGCATTGCCTACGTGTAG
- a CDS encoding STN domain-containing protein yields MKLIVMLLTVAFLQVSAKASSQSISITKKNTSLEKVFEIIHQQSGYLFIYNNELLKTAKPVSLHLKAVSLKQALNTILEGQPLTYTLLDKTIIIKPRNAPPKRLY; encoded by the coding sequence ATGAAACTAATAGTAATGCTGCTCACCGTAGCCTTTCTGCAAGTAAGTGCCAAAGCCTCTTCTCAAAGTATTTCCATTACGAAAAAAAACACCTCCCTGGAAAAAGTTTTTGAAATAATTCATCAGCAAAGCGGCTATTTATTTATCTACAACAACGAATTATTAAAAACGGCCAAACCGGTAAGTTTACATTTAAAAGCCGTATCGCTGAAACAAGCTTTAAACACTATCCTGGAAGGACAACCTCTCACCTATACCTTGCTGGATAAAACTATTATTATCAAACCTAGAAATGCTCCCCCAAAGCGGCTCTATTAA
- a CDS encoding SusD/RagB family nutrient-binding outer membrane lipoprotein gives MKINSKLSSIISSITLFTSLCMVTACDDGFEEMNVNPNAYEKVVPEFMFSKALYDGARNRLGGADGAMQYTTSFNEVAGFGSKYIFLQGSAPYGVFTSAYTNEIQEITDVILSIQDDPINANKLATARIWRAYSYHRVTDLYGDIPYSQAGLGYREGILKPKYDKQEDIYKDLLKELEEATSQFDAAKPTFGAADVIYGGNMEKWKKFAYSLMLRLGMRLTKVDAALAETWVKKAIAGGVITTDADIAQIMFVAGGQAINQNPLANAYLSSDYSSANGSTNREGGKYANTFINFLKNNNDPRLGVLSVVWQNGKADTTAAIQKGMPQNFQTKPADFVTYSEPNPATLLRLDTPVLLMTSAEVNFLLAEASLRGWYTGETTEQLYNNGVRSAMKQWSAWGSTGVISDTRINTYLAAHPFNAAGTIEQQMEQIHTQFWASLYPDSQEVFSNWRRTGYPILIPNNVPGNATNGTIFRRMLYPSIEESLNPENLQEAITRLGGNTFLTRIWWDK, from the coding sequence ATGAAAATAAATAGCAAATTATCCTCAATTATATCCAGCATTACCCTCTTTACTTCTTTGTGCATGGTTACGGCCTGCGACGATGGCTTTGAAGAAATGAACGTGAACCCCAACGCTTACGAAAAAGTAGTTCCGGAATTTATGTTCAGCAAGGCTTTATACGATGGCGCCCGCAACCGCTTGGGCGGAGCCGATGGGGCCATGCAGTACACGACCAGTTTTAACGAAGTGGCCGGGTTTGGTTCTAAATACATTTTCCTGCAAGGTTCGGCTCCGTACGGAGTATTTACCAGCGCCTACACCAACGAAATTCAGGAAATTACCGATGTTATTTTAAGTATTCAGGACGACCCGATTAACGCGAATAAATTAGCTACCGCGCGTATCTGGCGGGCTTACAGCTACCACCGCGTTACCGATTTATACGGTGATATTCCGTACAGTCAGGCGGGTTTAGGTTACCGCGAAGGCATTCTAAAACCCAAATACGATAAGCAAGAAGATATTTACAAAGACCTGCTCAAAGAACTTGAAGAAGCTACCAGCCAGTTCGATGCGGCTAAACCAACTTTCGGCGCCGCCGATGTTATTTACGGTGGCAATATGGAAAAATGGAAAAAATTCGCCTATTCTCTGATGCTGCGCCTGGGAATGCGCCTGACCAAAGTAGATGCAGCCTTGGCCGAAACCTGGGTAAAAAAAGCCATTGCGGGCGGCGTAATTACCACGGATGCCGATATTGCCCAGATCATGTTTGTGGCCGGTGGTCAGGCCATTAATCAAAACCCCTTGGCTAACGCTTACCTATCCAGCGATTATTCTTCGGCGAATGGCAGCACCAACCGCGAGGGCGGCAAATACGCCAATACTTTTATAAATTTTCTAAAAAATAATAACGATCCGCGCCTGGGAGTACTTTCGGTAGTCTGGCAAAACGGCAAAGCCGATACCACCGCCGCTATTCAAAAAGGCATGCCGCAGAATTTCCAGACCAAACCCGCCGATTTTGTCACGTATTCCGAGCCAAACCCAGCCACTTTGCTGCGCTTAGATACGCCGGTATTATTAATGACCAGCGCCGAAGTAAATTTTTTACTCGCCGAAGCTTCTTTACGCGGCTGGTATACCGGCGAAACCACGGAGCAGTTATATAACAACGGCGTACGCTCCGCCATGAAACAATGGAGCGCCTGGGGAAGTACCGGGGTTATTTCCGATACCCGCATCAATACGTATTTAGCCGCCCATCCTTTTAATGCTGCCGGCACTATAGAACAGCAAATGGAGCAAATTCATACGCAGTTCTGGGCTTCCCTGTACCCCGATTCGCAGGAAGTATTTTCGAACTGGCGGCGTACCGGTTATCCAATATTAATTCCGAACAACGTTCCGGGTAATGCCACCAACGGCACTATTTTCCGGCGCATGTTATATCCTTCCATCGAGGAAAGCTTAAATCCGGAAAATTTGCAGGAAGCAATTACCCGGTTAGGCGGCAACACCTTTTTAACCCGGATTTGGTGGGATAAATAG
- a CDS encoding SusC/RagA family TonB-linked outer membrane protein: MDVKGKVQDEKGEPLPGVSIQVSGTTQGTVTDATGNFSINAPENASLIFSYIGYANQTVAVNGRAEITITMAADEKVLNEVVVTALGISREKKALAYSVSEVKGDEFTQARENNIANALTGKIAGVNATGLSTGPGGSSRVIIRGNGSLAGSNTPLYVINGMPLDNSTPGGSATTNGGGNNVDRGDGIAGINPDDIESISVLKGGTAAALYGSRAANGVILITTKKGRAQQGIGVQYNSTFTAENVAVFPDWQYEYGQGLEGRKPADASQAVQTGRWSWGAKMDGSEFIAADGKTHPYVAQKNNIKNFYQTGKTFTNTLAFNGGTEALNFRLSLSNLDSKAILPNSTYDRKNATLSLNSKIGKRISIEGLAQYNNEKAHNRPSAGDATGNPNWTPYMIANTVDMRWLSPGYNEAGMETPWNDAGVATNAYFVVNKFKNNDTKNRFIGQASIQFNLLDNLYIKGQVARDFSNYNFESVIPTGTIYTTGSKGEMSQFTNESSETNAMVTANYNTNLSENFGLNVLAGANRRNNYIRSYNLAGNQFIIPFFYTFSNLTNTTQSQSYSETATNSLFGSVDLDYKGFAYLTFTGRNDWFSTLSPKNNSIFYPSVGGSFILSQALQLPRVISLAKIRASWAQVGGGGPNPYQINLSYSMVPSSTVPLQDVTSTTISNPVLGPLTSTTAEVGLDLQFFNRRLGLDLTLYNRKTTNDIVSTAISPTSGFENIILNVGEMYNKGIETLLTGTPVKTNNFAWNTSYNFAYNKNEVVSLAEGLNTIQMATTVNNYANVNSTVGQPYGVITGYTMARDANGNIIFDPKSGFPVRSPLKQLGNGVAPLTMGLTNEFTYKNFSLNVLLDGKFGNKVFSMMEVYGIRMGLLKMTLPGRENGLEVSGVTPEGAPYSRTVAVKDLRVWYDNYKNYSDVFLHDGSFVKLRQVIFTYNIPAAKIPFIKLQGASISFVARNLAILYRKTDNFDPEASFTNGNAQGFESFGLPRTRTMGLNFMVKF; this comes from the coding sequence ATGGATGTAAAAGGAAAAGTGCAGGACGAGAAAGGCGAGCCCTTGCCGGGGGTAAGCATCCAAGTAAGCGGAACTACGCAAGGTACGGTTACCGATGCCACGGGTAATTTTTCGATTAACGCTCCCGAAAATGCCAGTCTCATTTTTTCCTACATTGGTTATGCGAATCAAACGGTAGCGGTAAATGGCCGGGCCGAAATTACTATTACCATGGCTGCCGATGAAAAGGTGTTAAACGAAGTAGTGGTAACTGCCTTAGGTATTTCCCGGGAAAAGAAAGCCTTGGCTTATTCCGTTTCGGAAGTAAAAGGTGATGAATTTACTCAAGCCCGCGAAAACAACATTGCCAATGCGTTAACCGGTAAAATTGCCGGCGTAAATGCCACGGGTTTATCTACCGGTCCGGGAGGTTCTAGCCGAGTAATTATCCGGGGTAATGGTTCTTTGGCGGGTTCTAACACGCCTTTATACGTCATTAACGGAATGCCCCTGGATAACTCTACCCCGGGCGGTAGCGCTACTACCAACGGCGGGGGCAATAACGTGGACCGCGGCGATGGCATTGCCGGTATTAACCCCGACGATATTGAGAGTATTTCCGTGTTAAAAGGCGGTACCGCGGCGGCCTTGTACGGTTCCCGGGCAGCGAACGGGGTGATTTTAATTACCACTAAAAAAGGCCGGGCGCAGCAAGGCATTGGCGTACAATACAACTCGACTTTTACCGCCGAAAACGTGGCTGTTTTTCCGGACTGGCAATACGAATATGGTCAGGGTTTGGAAGGCCGTAAACCCGCCGATGCCTCACAAGCCGTACAAACCGGCCGTTGGTCCTGGGGAGCGAAGATGGATGGTTCGGAGTTTATTGCCGCCGATGGCAAAACCCACCCCTACGTGGCGCAGAAGAATAACATTAAAAATTTCTACCAGACCGGTAAAACCTTTACCAATACCTTGGCTTTTAACGGCGGCACCGAAGCTTTGAATTTCCGGCTTTCTTTATCTAACCTCGACAGCAAAGCCATTTTACCTAACTCTACTTACGACCGCAAAAACGCTACTTTAAGCCTGAACAGCAAAATTGGTAAAAGAATCAGCATTGAAGGTTTAGCTCAGTACAACAACGAAAAAGCGCATAACCGCCCGAGTGCTGGTGATGCAACGGGTAATCCCAACTGGACGCCTTACATGATTGCCAATACTGTAGATATGCGCTGGTTAAGCCCCGGTTACAACGAGGCAGGCATGGAAACTCCCTGGAACGATGCCGGGGTAGCTACCAACGCTTATTTTGTGGTAAATAAATTTAAGAATAACGATACCAAAAATCGCTTTATCGGGCAGGCCAGCATTCAGTTTAATTTGCTCGACAACTTATACATTAAAGGCCAGGTAGCCCGCGATTTTAGTAATTACAATTTCGAGTCGGTTATTCCTACCGGTACTATTTACACCACGGGCAGCAAAGGCGAAATGAGCCAGTTCACGAACGAATCCAGCGAAACCAACGCCATGGTTACCGCCAATTACAACACCAACCTTAGCGAAAACTTTGGCCTGAATGTATTAGCGGGTGCCAACCGCCGTAACAATTACATCCGGAGCTATAATTTAGCCGGTAATCAGTTTATTATTCCTTTTTTCTATACTTTCTCTAACTTAACCAATACCACACAATCGCAGAGCTACTCCGAAACCGCTACTAACTCCCTTTTCGGCTCCGTCGATTTAGATTACAAAGGCTTTGCTTACTTAACTTTTACCGGCCGTAACGATTGGTTTTCGACTTTAAGCCCGAAGAACAACAGTATTTTTTATCCGTCGGTTGGTGGTAGCTTTATTTTATCGCAAGCCTTGCAATTACCGCGGGTTATTAGCTTAGCCAAGATACGGGCTTCGTGGGCCCAGGTAGGCGGTGGCGGACCTAATCCGTACCAGATTAATTTATCGTACAGCATGGTGCCCAGTAGTACCGTGCCGTTGCAGGACGTAACCAGCACTACTATTTCTAATCCCGTTTTAGGTCCTTTAACCTCTACCACCGCCGAAGTAGGCTTGGATTTACAATTCTTTAACCGCCGCTTAGGTTTAGACCTCACGCTTTACAACCGCAAAACCACCAATGATATAGTATCTACCGCTATTAGCCCTACTTCCGGTTTTGAGAACATAATTTTAAACGTGGGCGAAATGTACAATAAAGGAATTGAGACTTTACTAACCGGCACCCCCGTTAAAACCAACAACTTCGCCTGGAATACCAGCTACAATTTTGCTTACAATAAAAACGAGGTAGTAAGCTTAGCCGAAGGTTTAAATACTATTCAGATGGCTACTACGGTGAACAACTACGCCAACGTAAACAGTACCGTAGGTCAGCCTTACGGGGTAATTACCGGTTATACCATGGCCCGCGATGCTAACGGCAATATCATTTTCGATCCTAAATCCGGCTTTCCGGTGCGCTCGCCTTTAAAACAATTGGGCAACGGCGTCGCCCCGCTTACCATGGGCTTAACCAACGAGTTTACCTATAAAAATTTCTCCTTAAATGTTTTGCTCGACGGGAAATTCGGCAATAAAGTTTTCTCGATGATGGAAGTGTACGGCATCCGGATGGGTTTGCTTAAAATGACTTTACCCGGCCGGGAAAATGGCTTGGAGGTTAGTGGCGTAACGCCGGAAGGCGCTCCTTATTCCCGTACGGTAGCCGTAAAGGATTTACGGGTATGGTACGATAACTACAAGAACTACTCCGATGTGTTTTTACACGACGGCAGTTTTGTAAAGCTGCGTCAGGTTATTTTCACTTATAATATTCCGGCTGCTAAAATTCCATTTATCAAGTTACAAGGTGCTTCTATCTCTTTTGTGGCGCGTAACCTAGCCATTCTGTACCGGAAAACCGACAATTTTGACCCGGAAGCCAGCTTTACCAACGGCAATGCCCAAGGTTTTGAATCGTTTGGTTTGCCCCGCACGCGCACCATGGGTTTAAATTTTATGGTTAAATTTTAA
- a CDS encoding FecR family protein: MENTEQPLDPRIFEKANLILRYYQGELTTQEREKVEQWLAEDETNQQFAESLKEEDQIQEPLDFLASVDTEAAWQKVAPKIQNPRKKISFWQNSEYLKYAAVLLLVCLAGGFAYKISLTQNAGNPATPMASHQPKAIIPASKVDRNKAQLTLSNGSVIDLDNQKNGTIWHKNGTWITKQDKELHFSFSPEASHNTDRKGLTTLTIPTGSQYKITLPDGSQVWLNAASTLSFSDFSTEKKRVVALTGEAYFEVAKNKHQPFLVKAKGTTVEVLGTHFNVMAYPEENSINTTLLEGSVKVSNTSSHKILQPGFQAKAGTTIEVEKVDVNAAVAWKNGFFHFQNAELKIIMRQLERWYGVEFVNPGRLQNQHFTGIISRKTEVAKILKMLELSGDIHFKTEGKKVIIQPDNI; encoded by the coding sequence ATGGAAAATACGGAACAACCATTGGATCCGCGCATTTTTGAAAAAGCAAACCTGATTTTGCGCTACTACCAAGGAGAATTAACTACCCAGGAAAGAGAAAAAGTAGAGCAATGGTTAGCCGAAGATGAAACGAACCAACAATTTGCCGAAAGCTTAAAAGAGGAAGACCAAATACAAGAGCCCTTAGACTTTCTTGCTTCGGTGGATACAGAAGCCGCCTGGCAAAAAGTAGCGCCCAAAATTCAGAATCCAAGAAAGAAAATTAGCTTTTGGCAAAATTCTGAATACCTGAAATACGCGGCAGTTCTTTTACTGGTTTGCCTGGCGGGAGGATTCGCTTATAAAATTAGTTTAACCCAAAATGCCGGAAATCCAGCCACCCCGATGGCTAGCCATCAACCAAAGGCTATAATACCCGCTAGTAAGGTTGATAGAAATAAAGCCCAGCTTACTTTATCTAACGGTTCGGTTATCGATTTAGATAATCAAAAAAATGGCACTATCTGGCATAAAAACGGTACCTGGATTACGAAGCAGGACAAAGAATTACATTTTTCATTTTCGCCTGAGGCCAGCCACAATACGGATAGAAAAGGCCTTACTACTTTAACTATCCCAACCGGCAGTCAATATAAAATTACTTTACCCGATGGCAGCCAGGTGTGGTTAAACGCGGCATCTACTTTAAGTTTTTCCGATTTTTCCACGGAAAAGAAGCGCGTGGTAGCGTTAACCGGCGAAGCTTATTTTGAAGTAGCAAAGAATAAACACCAACCTTTTCTGGTAAAAGCCAAGGGCACCACCGTGGAAGTACTGGGAACGCATTTTAACGTAATGGCTTATCCCGAGGAAAATTCCATCAACACTACCTTACTGGAAGGTTCGGTTAAAGTTAGCAACACCAGCAGCCATAAAATTTTACAACCCGGTTTCCAGGCCAAAGCCGGTACAACCATTGAGGTAGAAAAAGTAGATGTGAACGCGGCCGTAGCCTGGAAAAATGGCTTTTTCCATTTTCAGAATGCGGAGCTGAAAATTATTATGCGGCAACTGGAAAGATGGTACGGAGTAGAGTTTGTAAATCCCGGTCGCCTGCAGAATCAACATTTTACCGGCATTATTTCCCGGAAAACCGAAGTGGCCAAAATCTTAAAAATGCTGGAGCTATCCGGCGATATTCACTTTAAAACGGAGGGTAAAAAAGTAATTATTCAACCAGATAACATTTAA
- a CDS encoding amidohydrolase/deacetylase family metallohydrolase, which translates to MLKTLFTTFLLLAHILLLAQNQPYNLVIKGGHVIDPKNNIDGPMDVAIKEGKIALVAKNIDPKQGLQVVDAKGLYVTPGLIDIHTHHFYGTNMDQTYMNGPNAFPPDGFTFRNGVTTVVDAGSPGWRTFPIYKRQTIDASKTRVLAFLNISGEGMRGGNYEQNTNDMDSKLSANTARQYKDYIVGFKVAHFEGPDWTPVDRAVEAGKLAGGLPVMIDFGGSNPPLSIEELFFKHLRPGDIFTHAFGQLASREAIVDINTKKVKPFVWEAQKRGIVFDVGYGGISFAFSQAVPALASKFYPNTISTDIHIGSMNESMKDMLTTMSKFLAMGMDLQSVIKASSWTPAQVIKHEELGHLSVGAPADLAVLGVRKGKFGLFDYTGYKIDTDKKLECELTIRDGKVVYNLNGITTPVVLPRTATTSRPATH; encoded by the coding sequence ATGTTAAAAACTTTATTTACAACCTTTTTACTACTAGCACACATTCTTTTATTGGCTCAGAATCAACCTTATAACTTGGTTATAAAAGGCGGCCATGTAATTGATCCGAAGAATAATATTGATGGCCCGATGGATGTGGCCATTAAAGAAGGTAAAATAGCCCTGGTAGCGAAAAACATCGATCCGAAGCAAGGCCTTCAGGTAGTGGATGCAAAAGGATTATACGTGACCCCAGGCTTGATTGATATTCATACCCATCATTTTTACGGCACCAACATGGACCAGACGTATATGAATGGTCCTAACGCTTTTCCCCCGGACGGCTTTACTTTTCGGAACGGCGTAACGACGGTGGTAGATGCGGGCAGTCCGGGTTGGCGCACTTTTCCTATTTATAAAAGACAAACCATTGATGCTTCTAAAACGCGGGTACTGGCGTTTTTAAATATTTCCGGCGAAGGCATGCGGGGCGGCAATTACGAGCAAAATACCAACGACATGGATTCTAAATTATCGGCGAATACCGCCCGCCAGTACAAAGATTACATTGTAGGCTTCAAAGTAGCGCACTTCGAAGGTCCGGATTGGACCCCGGTAGACCGGGCCGTGGAAGCGGGTAAGTTAGCGGGCGGACTCCCGGTAATGATTGATTTTGGCGGTAGCAACCCACCCCTATCTATCGAAGAATTATTTTTTAAGCACCTTCGGCCGGGCGATATTTTTACCCATGCTTTTGGCCAATTGGCCAGCCGCGAAGCTATTGTGGATATCAACACTAAAAAAGTAAAGCCTTTCGTGTGGGAAGCGCAAAAGCGCGGAATTGTGTTTGACGTGGGTTACGGTGGGATTAGCTTTGCCTTTTCTCAAGCGGTACCGGCCTTAGCCAGCAAATTTTACCCCAACACTATCAGCACCGATATTCATATTGGCAGCATGAACGAGTCCATGAAAGATATGCTCACTACCATGTCTAAGTTTCTAGCGATGGGCATGGACTTACAAAGCGTAATCAAAGCCAGTTCCTGGACTCCCGCCCAAGTAATTAAACACGAAGAACTAGGTCATTTATCGGTTGGCGCTCCTGCCGATTTGGCGGTACTAGGCGTGCGGAAAGGTAAATTTGGATTGTTTGACTATACCGGCTATAAAATTGACACGGATAAAAAACTGGAGTGCGAATTGACTATCCGGGACGGTAAAGTCGTTTATAATTTAAATGGCATTACTACTCCCGTGGTTTTACCGCGTACGGCTACCACTTCCCGACCCGCTACGCATTAG
- a CDS encoding PQQ-dependent sugar dehydrogenase yields MTLFSTLLTRVCFFGAVWALPVWAIAQDIKPSSPARTTPNIQDGKAPAVKSLRALRPDIQITHVMLVEPQAVRLLYHANTGDLWYTTFEGDVYQIKNNKGTTPTSQKVFSVADHAITRLQGAIFLNNSLFLCGNISVNDNKGTKGRMVRLDISPAGKPKMTEVFNTVEYGTNKTVFDHGWNALEISPDGKYIYVNSGARTDHGEVQDNGGLYPNARNGALTANIFRFPVNAHDLVLPNDAAKLKADGYLYAEGIRNAYDLAFDGEGNLFGVSNSPDYDMPEDMFWIREGHHYGFPWVMGGIENPQQYPDWQPSPETDPFINKFAHAWQVRYFHNDPDFPKRPEGIKFTPGVQNVGPAANEYRTNAGKIVDGDQTGVTISTFTPHASPLGLFFDKKKVLATDLKGDGFVIRYTLGARSSLMKPFTEEGADLLHLDLAYNKTADNYYVKTTRLVDGFKEATDAVLVGNEVYVIEYSGRNKANLWKINLPKDSKAKITEFVKSK; encoded by the coding sequence ATGACTCTTTTTTCTACTTTATTAACCAGAGTTTGTTTTTTCGGGGCCGTGTGGGCTTTACCCGTTTGGGCAATTGCCCAGGATATTAAACCCTCCAGTCCCGCAAGAACAACTCCTAATATTCAGGACGGCAAAGCTCCGGCCGTAAAATCATTGCGGGCTTTGCGGCCGGACATACAAATAACGCACGTGATGCTAGTAGAACCTCAAGCTGTGCGTTTACTCTATCATGCTAATACCGGGGATTTATGGTATACTACTTTTGAAGGCGATGTGTACCAAATAAAAAACAACAAAGGAACTACTCCTACCAGTCAGAAAGTATTTTCGGTGGCCGACCACGCCATTACTCGTTTACAAGGAGCCATTTTTTTAAATAATAGTTTGTTTTTATGCGGCAATATCAGCGTTAATGATAATAAAGGCACAAAAGGCAGAATGGTACGGTTGGATATTTCGCCTGCTGGCAAACCAAAAATGACGGAAGTATTTAATACCGTGGAATACGGCACTAACAAAACCGTTTTCGACCACGGCTGGAACGCTTTGGAAATTAGCCCGGATGGAAAATACATCTACGTTAACAGTGGAGCCCGTACCGACCACGGCGAAGTACAGGATAACGGCGGACTTTACCCGAATGCCCGCAACGGTGCTCTAACTGCCAATATTTTTCGTTTTCCCGTTAATGCCCATGATTTAGTTTTACCCAACGATGCCGCCAAGTTAAAGGCTGATGGCTACCTCTACGCCGAAGGTATTCGCAACGCGTACGATTTAGCTTTCGATGGCGAAGGCAACTTATTCGGGGTTTCTAATTCGCCGGATTATGACATGCCCGAAGATATGTTCTGGATCCGGGAAGGGCACCATTACGGTTTTCCGTGGGTGATGGGCGGCATCGAAAACCCGCAGCAATATCCTGATTGGCAGCCCAGCCCGGAAACCGATCCTTTCATTAACAAATTTGCCCACGCCTGGCAGGTGCGCTACTTTCACAATGACCCCGATTTTCCAAAAAGACCGGAAGGCATAAAATTTACCCCGGGCGTACAAAACGTAGGGCCAGCGGCCAACGAGTACCGGACCAACGCCGGTAAAATAGTAGACGGCGACCAAACCGGAGTAACTATCAGCACCTTTACCCCGCATGCTTCGCCGTTAGGTTTGTTTTTTGACAAAAAGAAAGTATTAGCCACTGATTTAAAAGGCGATGGCTTTGTTATTCGGTATACTTTAGGTGCCCGCTCCAGTTTAATGAAACCCTTCACCGAGGAAGGAGCTGATTTATTGCACCTGGATTTAGCCTATAATAAAACGGCCGACAACTATTATGTAAAAACGACCCGCTTAGTAGACGGATTTAAAGAAGCGACGGATGCTGTACTAGTGGGCAATGAGGTATACGTAATTGAATACAGTGGCCGGAATAAAGCTAATCTATGGAAAATAAATTTGCCCAAAGATTCGAAAGCTAAGATAACGGAGTTTGTAAAGTCGAAATAG